The genomic stretch tggtcgaaagatgcaagatTTTACAAAAGAGATGGGAATCAAATTATTGACTTCTACCCCATATTATGCACAggcaaatggccaagtcgaagcggCCAATAACGTGATCAttagcctaataaagaaacatgtaggcaagaagccaagaagttggcataagacgttagatcaagctttgtgggcatgtcgaacgtcgCCAAAAGAAGCAACCGGAACAACTCCATTTCGACTGGTATATGGGCACGATGCAGTGTTACCAGTAGAGATTCAGGTTCATGCAGTCAGAATCCAGAGGCAACATGAAATACCTTCTGAATATTATTGGAGCATGATGGCAGACGAACTGGTCGAGTTAGATGAGGAAAGAATGTTAGCCTTGGATTCATTACAAAGGCAGAAAGAAAAAGTCGCTAGAGCCTACAATAAGAAGGTGAAGGGTAAAATGTTTGCTGTCAACGATTTAGTTTGGAGAGTGATCTTGCCTATGGATAAAAATGACAGAGTCTTGGGCAAAtggtccccaaattgggaagGACCGTGTAAGGTTTTGTAGGTTTTTTCTAATAACGCCTAcgaggtcgaagagttggcaccaAATAGACGAATCTTGAGGGTAATTAGAAAATACTTTAAAAAgtataggcctctccttcaagaggtcaagatttCGACAAGCTAAATGGCTGTCGAATAAATTAGGTTGGAGAAAACTATGTTTGAAACCAGCTACAAAAGCACAGAAAATTAAACATACACAGTGCTGGGAAATAAAGTAGTGGCATAAAAGTTGGCAAAAGCCATTGTTCAAATATTACATCAAAAATAAAAACGGCTAAAACTTGCCGAATCTAGACTGAAATGATTGAAGCTCAAGATTATAGTGCAGAGACTGAGGTTCAAAGTTGTCGGCCTGGACCCTAAGTTATTCAAGTTTCTTTTCAACATTGGAAAGTTCTTCAGCTACGGCCAAGGCATCTATGGTAGTTTGCTCGACAGTATCTTGGGCCGACTTCACAACCTTGTCGACAATGCGGGATTCTTCCTCAGTAATTGAGCCTAATTCACTGTCCAAAGCAGCAATTTGACGCCGAAGGTCATCAATTTGGAGGCGTATCTCAGCAGCTCTTGTTTTTTTAGAGGCCAATTCCTTCTTCTTCTCCTCAATCATTCCCAACATTTTGGTGACTTCTTCATCGGCTTTCATTATCGGCTCCCATTTCTCCTTCACAAAGGCCTCTGTAGTTACAATCTGGTGTTCATTTTCCCTAACGTTGTCGAGATGACGCAGCATGGGAACTCGAAGTTTTTCAAATGTGGCCATCACACACTTAGCATACTCATAAAGGTGAAGCTCCTTGAGTTGGGCAAGCACATGCAAGAGTTCTGGGCCGACAGCAGGTTCACTCGGAAGCACATGGGATAGATCCGGATTCAAGGCGTAGAAACGAACCCTATCCATCAGAGCTTTGACCTTTGTCGCTTCAGGATCCATCTTCTCAGAATGGAGTTGGTAAAATTGctcagaatctgaagaagcaTCACATGATCTTACTAGGCTACGAAGCCTAGCAATTGCTTCTAGAGCAGAAGGCTTTATTGCCAGCGCCTGGGAAAATGAAGGGGAAATAGTTGGTAGAGGAGCAGTTTGAGGAGGCTAGATTTTTGTGATGTTAGCATTTCCTTGTCCCCTTGAATCCTGCAAAgtcaaggaagctgaagaaagactAGAGTCAAAACTAGTCGAACTGGAATCCGTGTGCGTGGCAGGGCTAGTGACTGAACCAGAATCACTATCACTAGTCTGGATAGGGGAGTCAGTGAACTCACCAGCATTGTCGACAGAGTTTGCTTTGTGAGATGGAGAAGAAGTCGTCGACAGGGAAGTATAGTCAACAACATGGTGAGGTTGCTCACCAGAAGCATCAACCTGTTTTAGAGCAAAAGGATATTTGTAAGAAAAGTCCAGCAATTCAGGGAAAAATATAGTAAAACAAGTGATTACCTGTGTCGGTGTAGGAAGAACAATGTCCGAATTCCCTTCCTCTAAGATAGCAGCAGCAGGGATGTTGGTCGACTTCGAAGTCCCCACAGCTGGATCAGGGACCTTATTGAGGATAGACGTGTCGACCACAATGGTGTCAGCGTCTAGAGAAGAAGGAGCATCTGTAGCGACCACCCTTAGAGGGAGAATCATGCTTCTTCCTTTTATGGCCCTGGTGGCCTTTGGATTTGTGGGATTGTTGAGGAGATGGCTGAGTCGGCTGTGGAGTCGGCTGAAGACAggaagagaggttataagcagatattctagtcagaagatcggacaagccgacaagaaatacctcaggTCCTGTggtgatttttttttaaaaataaccatgtttttcaaaaaactacgaaaataaccaacttttcaaaaaaaattccaaaataaccatgtttggGGGAGGACGCGCCGGGGGAGTTGGCGCACCCCCAAAAAAATAAGAGGAGGCGCCAGATGCATTGgcgcacatgcattgggcctcatgaagAGGCGCCAATGCTTGTTGCGCCTGCATTGGTGTATTTAATTTATATTgcaaaacaacttaaaatataaaacaaaatattttacAAATAGGAGTAACATATAATTTAAAATGGAAATAGCAATTTATATTgattataaataaattatataaatattgaagaatataattcatatatttaagatattaaaatttaaaataaaaatttagtgTCTTTCTCTTATGATCTAAGAACAATGGCTCATTAAATATATGATGCAACAAATTAACATGAAGGGTCTGTGGTGCAATGGTAATGTGTTTCACTATTGATTCAAAAAAAAACACACACATAGGCGTCAACTgtattggcgcctcctcttggAGGGCTATGCAGGCACCACAAGCATTGGCGCCTcttcatgaggcccaatgcatgtgcgcCAATGCATCTGGCGCCTCCTCTTATTTTTTGGGGGGTGCGCCAACTCCCCCGGCGCATCCTCCCccaaacatggttattttggaaaaaaaattgaaaagtttgttattttcgtattttttttaaaaacatggttattttaaaaaaaatctcctGTTGTAGCAGAATGCTTATGTTTTTTGGATTTCTTGGACTAAGGGGAAGGGACAGGCAGATCTGTCCAACGTGGTTAACCCTGCACATAGGTAAAATGTTAGAGGCCATGTATTGTTTTTCTTAGAGAAATCACAGCGTTGAATGAGATTGCTACATATAGTTGCATACCGAAGAACTGGATTTTTTCAAAACTTGGGAAATGGGTTGCTCATCATCATCAGAGGACTTCTTAGGAGTAGCCTGCAAGAGTGGAAATGACAATTAAGAACATATACCAAAGTAAAAGAAAACGGCAAATCAGCCAGATTTGAACTTGAGTCTTTTTTGTCGAAATCATAGGTTCATCGACAGAAGCGTGATCCAGAGGGTCTATGGGGATTGCTGTAAAGAAAACATGGAAAATCAAGTAAGCGACAGAATCCAAATAAAAAGAGGTGCCAGCTTTTCAGAAAAGTGTTACTAATTTATGTGGTATCGCACACTCTAAtatattgaggatcaatatgaagtggcCCTGAGTAGTTGGGCAGATAATGCTTCGTCGGTACCCTTTTGTCGGCCTTTTTCTTATAAGCATTTTGCACGTCTGAAAAGGGACAATAATACCTATCGGGAATTGAAGAGCCGAAGACCAAAGCCAATGGGGTAGATGGAAAAGGAGTGAATCTGATGTTTCTGAAATGAAGGGcgtaaagatacttgtctttcgCGTAACCATGGATTTTAAGCTTTGGGATCCTGTCGGTTACCTTCTCCTTTAATTCGGTAGCGGCCTTAGAAATGGTCCGACGAAGATTATCAGGTCGATAAACAACTCAGAAATATTTCTGGAAAGCTTAAATTTGTTTGATATggagagccttacacttggtcgaTTTGGCCTGCAAATGGACAAGAGCTTGAGTTAGTTCAGATAATTTGGCCTCAGGAGCGCCAACATAAGCAGCAAAATATGATTGCCACCAATCATCAAATTTTTTGGTACAGAGGAAGGTTGGTTGAAACGGGATAGAATGGAGCCTTTGTCGTTTTGCCCAAAGGGCCTCAACATCCTCTTTGACCATATTCCAGGGCTTATCACAAAGGATGTTTGTAAGTATGTCGAGAGAAGGAAACAGGGACTTGGGAGCAAACTGACAAAGTCCAAATTGTCTGGCTACCAAGTTAGGTTGGTAAGCAACTAGTCCAGGGTTAACGCCGGATAGTACAGCTGACAGAAACTGGGGGACCCGAAAGCGTCTCCAGATAACAAAAGTTTCATTCTTGTGTTCATCTTCAGTCAGAGGGAAAGCCCTGGTGAGCCATTCAGGACCTTCAGTCTGGCTACTGAAAGGAGCCATAGAGGGGTGAAAGTCGGCGCGAGTTAACATGATGTCAAACAAAAGGCGAAACACCTTGATATCAGGAAAGGTTCTGTCGATGGGGGTTCGCTTCCAAAGAAGGTGTTGCTCTTCTGGGGGACACGCGACCCTTCTCATCCCATGAGACGTTATATCTTTAGAAAAAGTTGCGTTGAGCCACAATTGTCGGAACCAGAAGGGACCATGAGCCAAGACATTCTTCTTTTTTGAGTTCTCAAGGTCAAGGAGTTTGATTTGGCAGACGACCTCAATTACAGAATCATAAAGAGAGGCCAGTATTAATTGGCCAAGAGCAATGTCACGCTCTTGATGTAGTTGATTCGCCAGGAGAGCAAAGTATTTAGCTATCTGCATTGATCTAGAGCAGAACACAAAGCGAGATAGCCAAAGAGTTAG from Lathyrus oleraceus cultivar Zhongwan6 chromosome 7, CAAS_Psat_ZW6_1.0, whole genome shotgun sequence encodes the following:
- the LOC127104367 gene encoding uncharacterized protein LOC127104367; amino-acid sequence: MIKSTLLDIAAITGLKPTGEVFDCEAVAPVSLRFDVGDSHKPTYNNFIDHHATSLGPVTTEEHVAFLTLWLSRFVFCSRSMQIAKYFALLANQLHQERDIALGQLILASLYDSVIEVVCQIKLLDLENSKKKNVLAHGPFWFRQLWLNATFSKDITSHGMRRVACPPEEQHLLWKRTPIDRTFPDIKVFRLLFDIMLTRADFHPSMAPFSSQTEGPEWLTRAFPLTEDEHKNETFVIWRRFRVPQFLSAVLSGVNPGLVAYQPNLVARQFGLCQFAPKSLFPSLDILTNILCDKPWNMVKEDVEALWAKRQRLHSIPFQPTFLCTKKFDDWWQSYFAAYVGAPEAKLSELTQALVHLQAKSTKSIPIDPLDHASVDEPMISTKKTQATPKKSSDDDEQPISQVLKKSSSSVCNYM